The DNA window GAAGAAGCGTCGTTCGCGCCGGATCGGGGAAAGTTCGAAACGGGTTGGAGGCGACTGTTCCGCGACGAGCTTCGGGTGGTAGCCACCGGTCCGATGGGGGTCATGGGCTCAGGGATCCGGTCGCCGCAGCCACCCGCTCGGCGTTTGCGAAGGCCTGAGTGGGAATGCTACCGCTTACAGGCAAAGTTGCGCCCAAGAGCCCCCGCCCACTTGCGCCGCTCGACACCGTGATATTGGTATCCCTGCTGCCCTGTCTTCGCTCCAGCGATCTCAAACGGCCGCGACTTTCATCGGCCGCCCATCCAGCTTCCCATTCTCCCGCGATGCCGCCGCCTTGGCCGGCGTCTTGGTCAGCCCGCCAGCTTTGCCCATCAGGCCCGCCATCCACTGCCACGAGCCCAGGGCGCATCCAGCAGCGCCGGCAGGTACAGATCGGCGTCGAGCTTGGGGAAGTGCAGCCCAAGGCCGCTGGGACTGATTTCGACCGCGGCTACGACTGCCTGCTGGTGGCGGAAGCCACCGCCAGCTACTTCCCGCGGTTCAAGCAGGCCACGCTGGAGATGATCACCGCGCAAGGCGGCATCGTCGGCTGGAGCTGCAAGCTGGAGGCGCTGCTGCAGGCCTGAAGCCGGTGTGCGACTTGCCATTGCGCCTCGTTCAAGTTGGAGGCGGCTTGCGCATGGCCGCTTGCCTCGGATAGCCGGGCGCGGCGGCGGATGCGTGAACAGCGCCGGCTTGCGCACGCGCGAGCCGCTCAGGCGCCGGCCAGGGTTTGCAGCGTGTGCACGGCAGCGCGCGATTGCGCGCCGAGTTCGGCCATGTCCAGGCCGGGAATGGCGCCGTCGCGCACCACCACCTTGCCGGCCACCAGCAGGGCGCGCAGGCTGGCGCCGCCGCTCACCACGGGCGCGATGGCGGGGTCGTGCAGGCCGAAGTGGCGCGGCTGGTCGAGCTTGTAGATGGCGATGTCGGCGGCCATGCCGGGCGCCAGCACGCCAACGCCCTCCAGCCCCAGCACGCGGGCGCCGCCGGCCGTGCCCCAGCGCACCACGTCATCCACCGTGGCGTCGGCCGCGCCGGCTTCACCGGCGCCGCCGGCATATTCCGGCAGGGCTTCGTGGCCGCCGCGGGCGCGCGCCATCAGCCAGGCGGTGTGGGCTTCGTTCAGCATGTCGGCAGCTTCGTTCGACGCCGCGCCGTCCACCGCCAGCGAGATCGGCGTGCCGGCGTTCTCCAGCGCCCGCACCGGGGCGATGCCGCTGCCCAGGCGGCCGTTGCTCTGCGGGCAATGGGCGATGCCGGGGCCGGTGCGGCCGAGCAGGGCGATGTCGTCCGTGCTGAGCTTGACCAGATGCGCGAACCACACGTCCGGCCCCAGCCAGTCGACGCTGGCGGCGAAGTCGATGGGGCTGCAACCGTGCTGCGTCATCGCGGTCTGCTGGTAGATGACCGTCTCCGACAGATGCGAGTGCAGGCGCAGGCCCAGGCTGCGGGCGTGGGCGGCGGTGTCGCGCAACTCCTGCGGCAGCATGGAGAACAGCGGCGTGGTCGGCGCCGCGACCACCCGGCGCAGGGCTTGCGGCGCGGGGTCGTGGTAGAGCGCATGCAGCCGCGTGAGGTCGTCGAGATAGGCCTGCAGGGTTTCCGGCCGCATGGCCTTGGGCAGGTCGGCCTCGAAGTTGCGGCTGCAGGTGGCGCCGCCACGGCAGAGCACGAAGCGCAGGCCGAGTTTCTCGGCCTCCTCGAACAGGATGGCGGAGCCGTCGAAGTCCATCTCGGGCCAGTAGTAGTAGTTGTGGTCGGCCACCGTGCCGCAGCCGGAAAGCGCCAGCTCCACCAGGCCGATGCGCGCCGCGAGGCGGAAACGCCCGGCGTTGAAGGCGGCGCGGTAGCGAAACGGCACCGCCGCCAGCCAGGGCGTGAGCGTGGCGTCGATGCCGCCGGGCACGCCCTTGAGCAGCGATTGCACGAGGTGGTGGTGGGTGTTGACCCAGGCCGGGTAGATGACGCAGCCGCTGGCGTCGAGCACGGCCTCTCCAGGTTCCGGCGCGAGGCTGCCGATGGCGGCGATGCGGCCATCGCGGATGCGCAGGCCGGTGGCGTGCGCGCCGGCGCGGGCTTGAGCACCGGGCAGGCCGGTGAGCAGTGCCAGGGCGCCACGAATCAGCAGGGCGGTGGAAGCGTTGGATGCGTCGGTAGGGGCCATGGGAGGTTGCATGTAGGGTGGCGAGCTGAGTCGTGTGGGGATGCGGGCGGTTGGGCGGCAGCCAGCCTCAGAACCGGCCCTGCGCCGCGGCGGTGAGCAGCCCGGAGAGCCGGCGGCAGTAGTTCAGGAACGGGGCGCTGACGCGCCAGTCGTCGTCACGCACGGCGGGGCCGTCGATGGCGATGTCGGCCACCACGCGCCCGGGGCGTGCCGCCATCACCACCACGCGGGTGGAGAGGAACACCGCCTCGTAGATGCTGTGGGTGACGAAGGCCACGGTCATGGCCTGCTGCGCCCACAGCCGGCGCACGTCGCTGTCGAGCTTGTTGCGGGTGAATTCGTCGAGCGCGCCGAAGGGCTCGTCGAGCAGCAGCAGGCTGGGGTGCGTCGCCAGCGCCCGCGCCAGCGACACCCGCATCTGCATGCCGCCGGACAGCTCGCGCGGCCAGGCGCTGGCGAAGCTCTCCAGCCCCACCATGCCGAGCACTTCGGTGACGCGGGCATCGGCCTCGGCGCGCGGGGCCTTGCGCAAGTCCAGCGGCAGCCGGGTGTTGGCGCGCACCCGCGCCCAGGGCATCAGCGTGGGTTCCTGGAACACCATGGAGAGCGATTGCTTGCCGTTGGCGCCTTCCTGCTTTTCCGAGCCCCACCACAGAATGCGCCCAGCCGATGGCGAATCCAGCCCGGCGAACATGCGCAGCAGCGTGCTCTTGCCGCAGCCCGACGGCCCGAGCAGGGAGACGAACTCGCCCTGCTGGATGCGCAGCCGCACCTCGTCGAGGGCGCGGGTACCGTTGGGGTAGGTCTTCTCCACGCGGTTGGCGAACAGCGCGGTGTTCGCGTCCGGCTGGGGTGGCGGCGGTGGCCGCATGAAGAGCGCATCGGAGACGTGCAGGTCCATGAAGGTTCTCGCGGTCGGGTGGATGGAGTGGGGGTGGGGCAGGCGATGTCGTGGCTGGGATGACCGCCAGGCTCATGCGCTGGGTGCCGTGACATCGCCTGCGCGTGTCTGGATGGGGATGGTGGGCCGCGGTGGCGCCGGGCGAAACACCTCCTCCTCCCCATGCGCCTGCAGCAGCGCCAGCAGGCGCTTGCGCATCAGCAGCCCGGGCTTGTCGGACTCCATGTGGAATTCGATGCGGCGGCGGGTGTCGATGCAGGCGTCGGGGTCGGTGGCTTCGAGGATGTCGCGGTCTTCATCGACGATGGGGCGATCCCAGTCGATCAGTTCCTGCGTGCTGCAATCGGCCTCGGCGTCGTTGCGGTACAGCCACTGCGCCAGCATGATGTGCGCATCGTCGATCGGCGTGGCGCAGTTGTAGATGATGTGGTGAATGCCGCTTTCGGGATAGACGCAGCCGAAGCGCCGCACGAACGGCAGCCACCAGCGGTTGAACAGATGGCGCTCGGTGAACGCGCCCGTGCTGCCGGTGATGCGGTGGCCATGCGCCGGGTTGCGGATGGGCACATGGGTCTCGGCCTCGAAGCCGTCGGCCGTGACATCGAGCCGGTAGCCCGACGGTTTGGGTTGCTCGTGGATGCCGAAATTGGCCTTGTGCACATAGCTGAAGTGCGCGTTGTCGAAGGCGTTCTCCATGAAGCGCAGCGGGCTCGTGGCCCAGCGTTCGTGAAACTGGAAAATGCGGCGAAAGCCCGCATCGCCGTCTTCCGCAAAGTCGGGAATCGGCGCCAGCGGCTCCTCCAGCGCCACCCAGACATAGCCGTAGCGCGCGGCACAGCGAAACGACTCCACCCGCGCCCCGGCGGCAATCACGCCATCCGGGTTTTGCGGAATGCGCACGCATGCGCCGGTGCAGTCGTAAGTCCAGCCGTGGTAGCCGCAGACGATGCGCCCGGCCTCGTCCACGAAGCCTTTGGACAGCTGCGCGGTGCGGTGGCAGCAGCGGTCGCGCAGCGCCGCGGGCTGGCCGTCGGGGCGCTTCCACAGCACCAGTCTTTCACCGAGCAAGGTGAACGGGCGCGGACCGGCGTCCAGCACGTGCAGGGGCGTGAGGGCGTACCAGAAGCGGCGCAGGACGGGTTGTTGGGTGACAAGCATGGAACTCTCCAGGGTTGGTGCAAGGCATCGCCATGCGCCGGAGCATGTTGTCGTGGCGGGCTGTGCAAGCGGTCGAACAGGGGTGGCTGGGCACCCGGCGCCGCCGCAGATCCCGCAGGCAGCAAGCCTGGCCGGCGCGGCTGGAGCAATGTCCCGCAGCCTGAGCTGCTGACCGCTTCTACTCACGCCATGCATGCAGCAATTTGCATGCCAGTTTTCCGTCCTGGCGGGCATCCCGGCTGCGCCGCCGAGCGCGTCCGTGGCTGGCTTCGGGGGGCATGGACAGGCCCCCTCAGCCCGACTGATCCACAACGGGGCGCAGCGCGCACCACAACATGGCGACAGGCACCGCGACGCAACCCAAACCCGGGCGCTTGCCGTCGTCGCGCCCGGCTCCAGGCCGGTTTTGCAGCATCGCAGCTGGCATACCTTTTGCTGGTCGATTGCATACAGTTTGATCGCGCATCAGCTTCCCGGCGTCCGTCCGCTTTGCCAACATCTCAAGGAGTGGTTCATGCAAGGTTCTCAGCCTTTGAAAACATCCAGCCCAGGGCGCCTGCGCTCGCGCCGCCTGCTGGCCGGCCTGGCACTGGCCTTGGGCCTGACGGGCCTGGCGCGGGCCGATGACCTGCCCAAGATCACCTTCTGCACCAACTGGTTTGCCGAGGCCGAGCATGGCGGCTTCTATCAGGCGGTGGCCACGGGCCTGTACAAGAAAGCGGGGCTGGACGTCACCATCAAGATGGGCGGCCCGCAGGTCAACGGCCTGCAACTGCTCGGCGCCGGCAGCTGCGACTTTTATATGGGCTATCCGATGCAGGACATCGTTGCCGCCTCGCATGGACTGCCGGTGGTGACCGTGGCGGCGAGCTTCCAGAAAGACCCGCAGGCCATCATCGCCCACCAGGGCGTGAAGTCGCTGGGCGACCTCAAAGGCAAACCCATTCTGGTGTCGCAAAGCGCCAATACCACGTGGTGGCCCTGGCTGGAAAACACCTTCGGTTTCACCCTGTCGCAGCAGCGCCCCTACACCTTCAGTGTCGCGCCCTTCCTGCATGACAAGAACCTCTCGCAGCAAGGCTATATCGGTTCCGAACCGCTGATGATCGAGAAGGGTGGGGAGACGCCCAAGGTGTTCCTCATGGCCGATTACGGCTGGCCGGCCTATGCCGAAACCATCGACACCACGCAGGCCATGATCGCCAAACACCCGCAATGGGTGGCGGCATTCGTCAAGGCTTCGGTGGAGGGCTGGCAGTCCTACCTGGCCGACCCGGCGCCGGGCAACAAGCTGATCGTCGAAGCCGACCCCAAGGAGACGCCGGAACAGCTGGCGTTCTCGATGAAGATGATGAAGAAATACCAGCTCGTCACCGGCGGCGCGGCGGCGAGCGAAGGCATCGGCATCATGACCGACAAGCGCTGGAAGGAGATGTTCGACTTCATGGTGCGCAACAAGATGATCCCGGCCGACTTTGATTACAAGAAGGTCTACGACCTGCAGTTCATCAAGCCGTTGAAGCTGCTGCCCACTGCGGCCGACACGCACTAGGAGGCTGTCGGACTTGAACCCGAGCGAATCCGATTGATCAGTGCGACGCGTTTTTTTTGACAGCGGCGCGCTGATCGAACGCTCTCGATGGTTGGCGAGACACTGTGAGGGCACATGGGGCGGCCTGGGGACTCGGTTTTGGCGTGGTCGGGGCGCACTATTGCCCTCACGCGGCTCGCAGGACGTGCATGCGCTTGATGTTCCAAGCCATGGTCACCAAGCTCCATTCGCCTTGTGCCTTGGCCAGCCCGCGCATGCTCATCTGGCGCCAACCCATCACTTGCTTGATGATGCCGAACACCGGCTCCACTGTCTGCTTGCGCAGGCCGTACAGGGCTCGGCCTGCTTGCGTGCCCAGGCGGTGTGCCATCTGCACGAGCGGATCCGTCGTCTGGGGCTCGGGCACATCGGGTGCAAAGCGCCCCATCACCGGCGTGTGATGCGACTCCCGCTTGAGCGCCAGCAGCGGCTCGATACCCGCGTCGTTGCACGCGATCACGTTGGCTTGGCTGAAGAAGCCGTTGTCCGTGATGAGCGTGTGCACCTCGCCCAGCACCGCGGGTAACGCTTGGATCTGCTGCAGCGTAGGCACAACTTCGCGCTTGTCGTTGGATGCCTGGCTCACATGCTGGGTGATCACCATCATCGTCGCGATGTCCACGCCGGCTTGTGCGTTGTAGCTTTGCTCGAAGCCCCCACCCGACACGGGCATGATGCGCGACTCTTCATCCGTGAGGTTGACCTGATCGCTGCTCCGGGGGCCGGCCTCTGGCGGCTCAGGGTCCTTGCCGCGCGGCTTCTTGCCCGCCTCGCGCTGGGCTTGGCGCTTGGCGGTCTTGGCCTCGTACTCCTGCTGCTCGACCTGATGGCGTTCGCTGGCGCGCTGCTCGATCTTGGCCTTGGCCTGCGCGATTGCGCTCAAGCGATCTGCACGCAGGGCGATCTCCGCCGGCACATCCATGCCGTCGGGTACCGTCGCGCGGTCGCTGTTCTCTGCCAGCGCCAGCAGCGTTTGTACTTCCTGGCGCAGCTGCGCCTCGATCTTGTTGGCATGAGCCCACGACAAGGCCTTGTGCTTGCTGGCGTTGGCGTCGATCTTGGTGCCATCCAGCGCGATGTGTCCGAGCTTGAGCAGCTTCATCTCGCGCGCCAGAACCAGCACCTGCACGAACAGTGCCTCCACCTCCTTCAAGAAGCGGCGGCGGAACGTCGCCAGCGTGTCGTGATCGGGGTGGGTATTGGCCGCAACAAAGCGGAACGCCACCGAGTCGTAGGTCGCCCGCTCGATCTTGCGGCTGGAGTGCACGCCGTTGGCGTAGCCGTAGATCAGCAGGCCCAGCAGCACCGCCGGATGGTGCGCCGCCGAGCCCCGGCCTGCGTACTGTCGGGCCAGATCGCCCAGATCAAGCTGCTCGATGACTTCGACCACGAAGCGCGCCAAGTGATCAGTGGGCAGCCATTCGTCCACCGACGGTGGCAACAGATATGCGGTGTCTCGGTCAACAGGGACGAAGCGGCTCATCGGCTCGGGCTCTCGGTTGTGCAGCAGCAATTGTCTCGGATAGCGTCTTCATCCGGAAGACCGCAAAGTCCGACAGTCTCCTAGGCCCGCCACGGCCATTGCGCCTCCCTACGTGCCTCCATACGCGCATCCCTACGCGCCGGCAAACGCCCGTCCAGTCGCGTCCCGGCGCAGCCAGCCCTCCTCGCTCCGCACACCCCCACGATTCGAGCATCGCCGCCATGCGCCCCAAACCCCTGCTCCATGACACACGCCTGCTGGGCATCGCGGCCCCCGTGCTGGTCGGCCTCGTCTTCCTGCTGTGCTGGCAGCTCGCGGTGGATCTGTCGCACATCCCCGCCTATCTGCTGCCCGGTCCGGTCACGATGGGACAAGCCCTGGCGGCCAACGCCCCAACCCTGTTCTGGGCCTTGTGGACGACCATGAAGGTGACCTTCCTCGCCTTCTTCATCGCCACCTTGCTGGGCACGCTGACCGCGCTGCTGTTCGCGCAGAGCCGTTTGCTGGAGCTCAGCCTGTTTCCCTACGCGGTGATGCTGCAGGTCACGCCCATCGTCGCCATTGCGCCGCTCATCATCATCTGGATCAAGAACACCGAACTGGCGCTGGTGGTGTGCGCCACCATCATTGCCATCTTCCCCATCATCTCCAACACCACGCTGGGACTCAACAGCGTCAGCGGCAATCTGGACAACCTGTTCACGCTGTACCGCGCCACGCGTTGGCGGCGGTTGGTGCGGCTGCGCATTCCCGGCGCCCTGCCCTATTTTTTCGGCGGCCTGCGCATCAGCAGCGGGCTGGCCTTGATTGGCGCCGTGGTGGCGGAGTTCGTCGCCGGCACCGGCGGACAGAGCGCCGGGCTGGCGTATCAGATCCTGCAGTCGGGCTACAACCTGCAGATCCCGGAGATGTTCGCCGCGCTCATCTTGTTGACGCTGGCGGGCGTGGCGCTGTTCGCGCTGATGCTGCTGCTGTCCAGGCAGGCGCTGAAGAACTGGCACGAGAGCGCCATGGATCGCTGAGCCCGGACATGACGACAACCCCTGTTCCCGGCATCTTCATGTCCCGCCTCCATGGCAGCGCTGGGCTCCTCACTGCGGAGGAGCCCAGCGCACGCCAACGCGCCGCTGCCACCCGCTGAATTTTGAGCTTCACCCATCGGCTTCATCCGCCAGCTTCATCCATGCCACCGATTTCACACGACACTGGGAGAACCCACATGAATCGCAAGCGAGCTTCTTCATCCAAACCAAGCGCCCTGGCTGCAGCCGCCGTCCTGGCTGCGGCTCTCGGTGCCGCCAACGCCGCGCAAGCCGCCACCTGGAGCGACGCCTGGGTGCACTTTGCCTACGGCACCCAGTTTGCCGAGCCGGGCTATAGGCAAAGCATCGCCAAGCGCATCGTCGGCTTCTCCTATGCCGGGGGCGACGGCTGGGGCACCAACTTCTTCAACCTCGACGTGCTCATGTCCGACGCCGGCGACCCCGAGGCCTGCGCCGCCGGCGCCAACTCCCCCTCCTGCGCCGCCGCCGGGGCGCAGGAGCTGTACGCCGTGTACCGCCGCACCTGGTCGTACGACCAGATCAGCGGCAACACCATCCAGTGGGGCCCGATCAACGACGTGAAGCTGGCCATGGGGGTGGACTACTCCGCCAAGAACACCACCTTCGGCCCGCGGGTGCGTAAGCTGCGCCTCGGCCCCATGGTGGGCCTGAACGTGCCGGGATTCGCCGAGGTGGGGCTGGAGCTGTACAAGGAGAGCAACCACAACGGCTTCACCCCCTACCCGCAAGGCGGTGACGTGACCTTCAACACCACCTATGTGCTGGCGGCCGACTGGGGCATTCCCCTGGCGGGCGGCCAATGGAAGTGGAGCGGCTATGTCGACCACATCGGCGCCAAGGGCTTTGGCACCGTGCCGGAGACCCTGCTGTCCACCGAGGTGATGTACGACGTGGGACGGGCGCTGTCTGGCGCGCCCAACAAGCTGTGGGCCGGCCTGCAGTACCAGTACTGGCGCAACAAGTTCGGCAACCCCTCCGGCACCACCCCAGGCGCCAAGGCCTCCACGCCCATGGTGCGGGTGGAATATCACTTCTGAAGCGGCTCGGGCGGCTGGCGTGAAGCCGCCGCCCGCCGGGCTGGAACGGCCTTCATGCTCAATGTTGTTTTCTCGTGCAACTCTGTGCGCTATCGCACAGAGTTGCTGGATTTCGCCACCTAAACTTGAAGAATCGAAACGGCCACCGGCTGCCCCTGCACACATCGCCATGGAGGAGTCCAGCCCATGCCCGCCCTCTCCATGCCACCGAAAACAAATGGGCTGCTGGCCTGCATGCCCGAGACGGAGTGGTTGCGCTGGCAGCCGCAGCTCGAATGGGTGAACCTCGAACTCGGCCAGGTGTTGTACGAGTCGGGCAATCCGCAGAGCCATGTGTATTTCCCCACCACGGCCATCGTCTCCCTGCTGTATGTGCTGGAAGACGGCTCCTCCGCCGAAATCGCGATTGTCGGACATGAAGGGCTGGTCGGAGTGTCGCTCTTCATGGGCGGCGAGTCCACCCCCAGCCGCGCCGTGGTGCAAAGCGCTGGCGAGTGCTACCGGCTGCGGGCATCGGGGATGCAAACCGAGTTCAATCGCGGCGGCCCGGTGCTGCACCTGCTGCTGCGCTACACGCAGGCGCTGATCACGCAGATGTCGCAAACAGCCGTGTGCAATCGCCACCACTCGCTGGACCAGCAGCTCTGCCGCTGGCTGCTGCTGAGCCTGGACCGACTGCAGGGCAACAGCCTGGCCATGACGCAGGAGCTGATCTCGAACATGCTGGGGGTGCGCCGCGAAGGCGTCACCGAAGCGGCGCTCAAGCTGCAGCGCGCCGGGCTGATCGAGTATGCACGCGGGCACATCAAGGTGCTCGATCGCCCGGGGCTGGAACAGCGCAGTTGCGAGTGCTACGCCGTGGTGAAGACCGAGTACGACCGCCTGCTGCCCCATACCGTGGCGACTTGAGCCCGAATCGGGCCGGGAACGACCGTGATTGGCCGCTATGTACGGCAGCGGACAGTCAGGGCGGTGGTTTTCGTGCAATGTGCAACGGCCAGTCCAGCGGCATTCAAGGGCAATGCATGGGCTGGCGCGTCCCCAGGCTTTGGGGCTGCCACCTCACGAAAACCGCCTTGACCACCGCACAGAATCACATCATCGAGCGCCTGCCCCGCACGGATCGCCAGCGCCTCCTGAACCTTTGCGAGCCCGTGCATCTGGTTCTGTCCGA is part of the Thiomonas sp. X19 genome and encodes:
- a CDS encoding amidohydrolase family protein, producing MAPTDASNASTALLIRGALALLTGLPGAQARAGAHATGLRIRDGRIAAIGSLAPEPGEAVLDASGCVIYPAWVNTHHHLVQSLLKGVPGGIDATLTPWLAAVPFRYRAAFNAGRFRLAARIGLVELALSGCGTVADHNYYYWPEMDFDGSAILFEEAEKLGLRFVLCRGGATCSRNFEADLPKAMRPETLQAYLDDLTRLHALYHDPAPQALRRVVAAPTTPLFSMLPQELRDTAAHARSLGLRLHSHLSETVIYQQTAMTQHGCSPIDFAASVDWLGPDVWFAHLVKLSTDDIALLGRTGPGIAHCPQSNGRLGSGIAPVRALENAGTPISLAVDGAASNEAADMLNEAHTAWLMARARGGHEALPEYAGGAGEAGAADATVDDVVRWGTAGGARVLGLEGVGVLAPGMAADIAIYKLDQPRHFGLHDPAIAPVVSGGASLRALLVAGKVVVRDGAIPGLDMAELGAQSRAAVHTLQTLAGA
- a CDS encoding ABC transporter ATP-binding protein — encoded protein: MRPPPPPQPDANTALFANRVEKTYPNGTRALDEVRLRIQQGEFVSLLGPSGCGKSTLLRMFAGLDSPSAGRILWWGSEKQEGANGKQSLSMVFQEPTLMPWARVRANTRLPLDLRKAPRAEADARVTEVLGMVGLESFASAWPRELSGGMQMRVSLARALATHPSLLLLDEPFGALDEFTRNKLDSDVRRLWAQQAMTVAFVTHSIYEAVFLSTRVVVMAARPGRVVADIAIDGPAVRDDDWRVSAPFLNYCRRLSGLLTAAAQGRF
- a CDS encoding aromatic ring-hydroxylating dioxygenase subunit alpha, which produces MLVTQQPVLRRFWYALTPLHVLDAGPRPFTLLGERLVLWKRPDGQPAALRDRCCHRTAQLSKGFVDEAGRIVCGYHGWTYDCTGACVRIPQNPDGVIAAGARVESFRCAARYGYVWVALEEPLAPIPDFAEDGDAGFRRIFQFHERWATSPLRFMENAFDNAHFSYVHKANFGIHEQPKPSGYRLDVTADGFEAETHVPIRNPAHGHRITGSTGAFTERHLFNRWWLPFVRRFGCVYPESGIHHIIYNCATPIDDAHIMLAQWLYRNDAEADCSTQELIDWDRPIVDEDRDILEATDPDACIDTRRRIEFHMESDKPGLLMRKRLLALLQAHGEEEVFRPAPPRPTIPIQTRAGDVTAPSA
- a CDS encoding ABC transporter substrate-binding protein, with the protein product MQGSQPLKTSSPGRLRSRRLLAGLALALGLTGLARADDLPKITFCTNWFAEAEHGGFYQAVATGLYKKAGLDVTIKMGGPQVNGLQLLGAGSCDFYMGYPMQDIVAASHGLPVVTVAASFQKDPQAIIAHQGVKSLGDLKGKPILVSQSANTTWWPWLENTFGFTLSQQRPYTFSVAPFLHDKNLSQQGYIGSEPLMIEKGGETPKVFLMADYGWPAYAETIDTTQAMIAKHPQWVAAFVKASVEGWQSYLADPAPGNKLIVEADPKETPEQLAFSMKMMKKYQLVTGGAAASEGIGIMTDKRWKEMFDFMVRNKMIPADFDYKKVYDLQFIKPLKLLPTAADTH
- a CDS encoding IS1182-like element ISThsp16 family transposase, yielding MSRFVPVDRDTAYLLPPSVDEWLPTDHLARFVVEVIEQLDLGDLARQYAGRGSAAHHPAVLLGLLIYGYANGVHSSRKIERATYDSVAFRFVAANTHPDHDTLATFRRRFLKEVEALFVQVLVLAREMKLLKLGHIALDGTKIDANASKHKALSWAHANKIEAQLRQEVQTLLALAENSDRATVPDGMDVPAEIALRADRLSAIAQAKAKIEQRASERHQVEQQEYEAKTAKRQAQREAGKKPRGKDPEPPEAGPRSSDQVNLTDEESRIMPVSGGGFEQSYNAQAGVDIATMMVITQHVSQASNDKREVVPTLQQIQALPAVLGEVHTLITDNGFFSQANVIACNDAGIEPLLALKRESHHTPVMGRFAPDVPEPQTTDPLVQMAHRLGTQAGRALYGLRKQTVEPVFGIIKQVMGWRQMSMRGLAKAQGEWSLVTMAWNIKRMHVLRAA
- a CDS encoding ABC transporter permease, with product MRPKPLLHDTRLLGIAAPVLVGLVFLLCWQLAVDLSHIPAYLLPGPVTMGQALAANAPTLFWALWTTMKVTFLAFFIATLLGTLTALLFAQSRLLELSLFPYAVMLQVTPIVAIAPLIIIWIKNTELALVVCATIIAIFPIISNTTLGLNSVSGNLDNLFTLYRATRWRRLVRLRIPGALPYFFGGLRISSGLALIGAVVAEFVAGTGGQSAGLAYQILQSGYNLQIPEMFAALILLTLAGVALFALMLLLSRQALKNWHESAMDR
- a CDS encoding outer envelope protein; its protein translation is MNRKRASSSKPSALAAAAVLAAALGAANAAQAATWSDAWVHFAYGTQFAEPGYRQSIAKRIVGFSYAGGDGWGTNFFNLDVLMSDAGDPEACAAGANSPSCAAAGAQELYAVYRRTWSYDQISGNTIQWGPINDVKLAMGVDYSAKNTTFGPRVRKLRLGPMVGLNVPGFAEVGLELYKESNHNGFTPYPQGGDVTFNTTYVLAADWGIPLAGGQWKWSGYVDHIGAKGFGTVPETLLSTEVMYDVGRALSGAPNKLWAGLQYQYWRNKFGNPSGTTPGAKASTPMVRVEYHF
- a CDS encoding Crp/Fnr family transcriptional regulator, translated to MPALSMPPKTNGLLACMPETEWLRWQPQLEWVNLELGQVLYESGNPQSHVYFPTTAIVSLLYVLEDGSSAEIAIVGHEGLVGVSLFMGGESTPSRAVVQSAGECYRLRASGMQTEFNRGGPVLHLLLRYTQALITQMSQTAVCNRHHSLDQQLCRWLLLSLDRLQGNSLAMTQELISNMLGVRREGVTEAALKLQRAGLIEYARGHIKVLDRPGLEQRSCECYAVVKTEYDRLLPHTVAT